GCTGTCCGTGTCGGTATCGGAATCGGTATCGGTGTCCGTGTCGCTATCGGTATCCGTGTCGGTGTCGATATCGGTGTCGGTGTCGCTGTCCGTGTCGGTGTCGACGTCGGTGTCCGAATCCGTGTCCGTGCTCGTGTCCGAATCATCGGAGTCCGGGCCCTCGTATCCTCTGAACATGTTGCAGCTCGCCGCCGCCAGGATGGACAAAACGAAAACGGCGTTCTTCAAGTTTTGCATCTCAGAACCCCCTGGTCAGCATCAAGCCGGCACCTCGATCAAGTACGAGGGGGATCACCGCGCTCGTCGCGACTTCGCCCTCGGAATTCTTCTTCTTGAAATCGGTCAGGAACACCAGCACACCGGTGGTCACCAAGCCGGCCAAGGTGACCCCGAAGAAGACCCGCTCGACGACCTGCAGCGACTCGGCACCGTCGCGATCCGAGGAGCGTCCGGTCTTGTCCGCCTTGTCGAAACGATCGCCGACCTGGAAATCGAGGACCACCGTTCCCACGCCCAGTCCAACTGTCGCCGCCGCCGCCACGATGAGCGGCACCGGACCGAGGCGCTTCTTGCTTTCGTCCTTCTCCGGATCCGTCAGCGCCGGTTGCGGGGTGGGTTCCGGCTCTTCCTCGGCCACGGGGGTCACGGGCTCCTCTTCCGGCGCCGGGGCGGGCTCGGCCGCGATGGCCGCCTGCAACTCCTCGAGCGTCCTCCTGGCCTCTTCGGCCTTCTCCCCGTCCGGCGCGATGGCGAGGTACTGCTCCGTCAGATCCAATGCGGTCCGCTTGTCGCCTGAGAACAGCGCGGCCTGGGAGGCGTTGTAGATGGTCACCCGGTGCAGGAAGATCTTCATCGAGCACTGGAAGGACTCGAGGGCCGCCGCGTACTTCCCCACGGCGAACATCGACTCGCCGGCGGAGAACCACTGTTTCGCCGCTCTCTTGGCCTCCTTCTCATCCGCGGGCCGGTCCGGGCAGGTCGCGAGCACCTGTTGGGCCGATGCCTCCGAAGCAAAGGCCAATGCGACGAGGAGAGTCATGACGATGCCGCGGCACTTCATGCGGACCTCCATCAGCCAATCCCGACCCAGGGCGAGATTCCGCCACGGTCAGCCATCGACCGTCTTCTTTGCAACAGTATAGTAGAGTTCAAGTAGTACTGCACGACCAACTGTCGGCAACAGCGAGGATTTCCGATTCGCGTGCGAAGGGCGACGGACGGTCGGCGACTCAATCGAACGGGCTGGGGAGGAGCACCTCGTTCTTCGGGGCGTCGGTTTTCTCAACCGCCTGTTTTTTTACCTTGGGCTTGGTCTTGGACATGGATCCGGCAGCTGCTTTCTGCCACGTCACCACCACCTCGCGATCCCGGTCCAGGGGAATGGTCACCTCGAAGGGGCTGTAGCCCGGGGCGGTGATCCGGAGCCTTCCCGTTTCACGCGACGCCGGCAGGACGAACGGGTACTCGATTCCCTTTTCGTCCAAGGTGACCTCTGCGCCGACTGGCAACGCACCGAGATCCAGGCGGATCTCCTTCGGTCCCTCCTGCACCACCGGCGGCGGTGCTTCGGACGCGCCGGGCGGCACCGGCTCCGGTGCCGTCGCGGCGATCACCGGCGCGGTCTTCTCCGCGCTCCCGGCGGGTTCTCCGGAGCCGACGGCGAACAGCACGACGGCGGCGATCACGGCGACGGCCGCGAGCACGGCGCCGAGCAGCGCGTACTTCTTCTTCCTGGAAACGGCAGTGCCGCCGGAGTGCGCGTAGTCCCCTCCCCCGAACCCGTCGATCGTCGCCGCGAGCCTCGGCTGCGACTCCCCTTCGCCGGGGGGCGGCGGCACCGACGTGATACCCGTCTCCTCTCCCCGCTCCCTGCGGAAGTCGCGGAGCTTGCGCTCGTGCTCCTCGATCTCCGCGGTGAACATGCCGTGCATCAGCCGCGAGAGGTGTGCCGGGCCGAACTTGTACTCGTGCGCCTGGATCATCTCGTCCAGATCGTCGTGCATCTGCGCGGCGGTCTGGTAGCGATCTCCGGGCTGGTTGGCCAGCGCGGTCAGGATGATCGCCTCGAGGTCCGGGCTGATGTCGGACGCGATCTCGCTCGGCCTGATCGGCTTTCCGTTGACGATGTTGTGCAGCGTGCCCGCGTCGTTGTCGGCGTGGAACGGGTGCCTGCCCGTGCACATCATGTAGAGCACGACGCCCAGCGAGAAGACGTCGCAGCGCCGGTCCATGGGCTCGCAACGGATCTGCTCGGGCGCCATGAAGCCGACCTTGCCCTTGATGGAGCCCACCTCCGAGTGGGAGAGCTTGTTCGCGGCCCAGGCGACCCCGAAGTCCGCGAGCTTCGTGTAGCCGCCGTACGACAGGAGGATGTTGCGGGGCGTGACGTCCCTGTGCACCAGGCCGAGCGGCTTTCCGTCCTGGTCCTTCAGCTCGTGCGCCTCGTGCAGCCCCAGGCAGACCTGGGAGACGATGTGGGCCGACAGCCCCTCCGCGAGGGAGATCCCCTCCTGCCTCGCGGCCTTCATCGTCGTGTGCAGGTTCTGTCCGAGGACGAGCTCGCCGATCATGTAATAGATCTCGCCCTCCCGACCGACCTCGTAGATCTCGGCCACGTTGGGATGGCGGATGCTCGCGGCGAGGCGCGCCTCGTCGAGGAACATCTTGATGAACTGCTTCTCCCTGGACAGGTGGGGGTGGATCAGCTTGATGGCGACGAACTTCTCGAACCCGGCCATGCCCGGAAGGCGGCCGACATGCACCTCCGCCATGCCGCCATGGGCGAGAGGGTAGATGATCTCGTACCTGCCGATTCTTTCCTTGGTCACTTGAACCATCTCGGCTGCGGTCGTCCCCGATTCCAATAATACTCCCTTAATTCGAGTATGGACGTCACAGAACGAGAGTCAAGGCGACTCCCCTTTCCGAGGACCGCGCCCCGTACACGGCCCCGCTCCTCACGCCGGCCCGAACCAGCCGTCCCAGAGCCCGGTCAGGAAGGCGCGCACGTTGATTCCTATCGAGCGCGTGCGGTAGCCCCCCTCCTGCGCGACCAGCGTCGGCAGGCGCAGGCCGCCGATCCGCCGCCCCATGGCCGCGAAGTCGGCGGCGTGCAGGCTCCACGTCCCGGTCGGGTCGCCCCTGGCCGTGTCGAGCCCCAGGCACACGATCAGGAAGACCGGGGCGTGCTCCCTCACGCGGTTGAGCGCCCGCCCGAGAGCGCGCCCGTGGCGCACCCCGTCCGCCTTCTCGGGCAGCGGCAGGTTCAGGTTGAAGCCCATGCCGGGGCCCTCCCCGCGCTCTTCCGCGAAGCCGCTGAAGTAGGGATAGGCGAAGCTCGGGTGGCCGTGGATCGACACGGTCAGCACGTCGTCCCGCCTGAGAAAGATCTGCTGCTGGCCGTTTCCGTGGTGGTAGTCGACGTCGAGCATCGCGACGCGGCCGTAGGCGCTGAGCATCTGCGCGGCGATGGCCGCGTTGTTGAGGTAGCAGAAGCCGCCGAAGGCCCGCTGCTCGGCGTGGTGTCCGGGCGGGCGCACGAGCGCGTAGGCGATGCGGTGCCCACCGAGCAGGCGCCCGGCGGCGGTCAGCGTCGCGTCCGCGGCCGAGCGCGCGGCGCGGTAGGCGTTGATGTTGATCGGCGTGAAGGTGTCGATGCAGTAGTAGCCGGCGCGCATCGCCAGCTCGCGCGGCGGGCGCGCGCCGTTGCGGATCGGGAAGACGTAGGGGTAGATCGAGCGGCCGGGCTTCATGCTCGCGCAGGCGCGCTGGAAATACGAGAGCATCTCGCGGTCGTGCACCGCGAGGATCGGCTCGACGCCGTGCTCGCGCGCGGGGAAGCGGGAGACGATGTCGAGCGGCTCGAGATCCGCGAGGATGGATCGGACCCGCACCGGCGACTCCACGTAGCCCCGCTCGCGCACGTGGTGGATCTCGTGCTGCTCGTTCACCACCATCGCGATGCGGCGAAAGCGGTCGAGCGTGTAGCGGAGGGGCGCCTTCCGCTCGGGGCTCCTCACGTACCGGGGCGGACGCACGAGGACGGGATCGTCGACGAACGAGGCCACCACCCGGTCCACCGCGGCGGCCTCACAGAGGTGGAGGTACTTCTCCTCGAGGATGGTGCGCACGATCGCCCGCGCCTCGTCGCGGCGCAACGGCCGGCCGGTATCGAGGTCGTCGAAGACGAGGTAGGGCGGGTCCTCGTCCTCCGGCGGCGGCGGCGTGGCGTAGGCGTTGTTGTCGAGCGGCCGCGCCCCGTACTGCTCGTAGAACCTCAGGCGGGCGGCGTTCAACCGGCGGATCTCGGGCCGAGGGGAGAGGGCCGGGTCGTCGGGCAGGCACTCGAAGAAGAGGCCGATCGCGCCGCTCGCCTGCGCCTCGCCGCGCACGTGCTCGTAGAGCGCGCCACCGACGCCGCCCCCGGTGCGCTTCATCGCGGCCGAGAGGAAATCCAGGAACGCGACCTTCAGCTTCGGCTCCCACGAGGTGAGCGCGAAGCCGCGGACCGTCCCGCGCTGATCCTGCGCGACGTTGAGGACGTACTGGAAGCGGCCGGAGTTCACGCGCAGCTTGGCGGGAAGGCCCTCGACGTAGTCGGGGTTCAGGTGCGGGAACTGCTCGCGCAGGATCTGCTGCACCTGCCGCACGACCTCGGCGTTGGAGTGGGCGATGTCGTCCGGGACGCGGCGTATGCGGAACACGGGCACGGGCGACCTCCGATGCGGTCCGATGAGCGTACGCGGGCGGGTCGGACCGGTCAACCGAGCCTCCGGTGCGGTTGCCGTTCCGGAGCGGCGGGTGTAGTCCACTGTCATGAGGCTCGCAGCGATCGCGCTGGCCGCCGCAGCGCTGCTCGGCGCGTGCAGCGCCAACCGGCAATCGGGCGACGCGGCGGGGCGACCGCCCCAGGCCCCCGGCCGGCCGCCGGCGGCATCGGCTCCGGAACCGCCGCTCTCGGTCGACGCGGGTGCGCCCCTGCCCGCGGACGCCCTGCCCGCCGTTTCGAACGGCTGCCCGCCCGCCGGCGAGATCGCGGCCGAGCCGACCTACGCCGCCTCGGGCACGGTGCTCTTCGGGAAGACTTTGGGCGAGCGGAAGGGCCTACCGCGGATCAAGCCCGATGATCCGCGCCACCTTCCCGTGAACAGCGCGGTGATCTTCCGGATCTTCCACCGCGACGCGCAGCCGGCGATCCTCGAGTGCTACCGGGCCGCGCTCGCCGAGTGCCCGCAGCTGTCCGGGGTGCTCAGGGTCCGCTTCGAGATCGCCGCGGACGGATCGGCGCGCGGCGTCGGGCTCGCGGGCCCCGGGATCTCCCCCGCGCTCGACGGCTGCGTGCTCGAGCAGGTGCGCGCGGCCCGGTTCCCGAAGGAAAGCATGTCGCACGTGTGGATCACCTGGCCGTTCATCTTCATCCCGGTCAAGGATCTCTCCACGGAGTAGGCGATGCCGTACGCGCGCCTGACCTGCTACTACCTCTCCGGCACCGGCAACTCGTTCCGCGCCGCCCGCTGGCTCGCCGAGGCGGCCGAGGCGCGGGGCGTCGAGAGCGCGGTGATCCCGATCGATCGCGCGGCGCCGAAGGACGACTTGCGGCCGGGGTCGGCCCAACTCGTCGGGATCTACCACCCGGCGCACGGGCTCATGCCGCCCTGGTCGATGATCAAGTTCCTACTCCGGATGCCCCTCGGCCGCGGGGCCCACGCGGCGATCGTGTCGACGCGCGGCGGGATCCGCGTCGGCAGGCTCGTCCTCCCCGGCGCCGCCGGGCTCGCGCTCTGGTTCCCGCTCCTCGTGCTGCTGCTCAAGGGCTATCGGGTGCGCGCGGGGCTCAGCATCGACATGCCGGTCAACGTGATCAACCTGCACTGGGGGCTCGCGCCGCACAACGTGGAGCACATCAAGGCCTGGGGGCGACGGCGGCACGCGCGCCTCGTCGACGCGCTCCTCGGCGGGCGGCGGTTCTGGCACCCGGTCAACGTCGCCTGGGAGGCGATTTGGGCGGGCGGGCTGCTCTGGCTGTGGCCGATCTTCCCGATCGCGTACCTGCTCGTCGGCCG
This window of the Pseudomonadota bacterium genome carries:
- a CDS encoding EFR1 family ferrodoxin (N-terminal region resembles flavodoxins. C-terminal ferrodoxin region binds two 4Fe-4S clusters.) gives rise to the protein MPYARLTCYYLSGTGNSFRAARWLAEAAEARGVESAVIPIDRAAPKDDLRPGSAQLVGIYHPAHGLMPPWSMIKFLLRMPLGRGAHAAIVSTRGGIRVGRLVLPGAAGLALWFPLLVLLLKGYRVRAGLSIDMPVNVINLHWGLAPHNVEHIKAWGRRRHARLVDALLGGRRFWHPVNVAWEAIWAGGLLWLWPIFPIAYLLVGRVTMGKIMFADTRCKGCGLCAKYCPNGAIVMRGEKPRIPFWTYHCEACLRCMGYCRQRAVEASHLWLTAVILATMFLTAEPLRAAIEAVTGARLDLPGPFWQLASVALSFPAILLLYYPFFGMQRIRPLRVALGYLTWTRAFKRRHHDPETELRQLR
- a CDS encoding histone deacetylase family protein, translating into MFRIRRVPDDIAHSNAEVVRQVQQILREQFPHLNPDYVEGLPAKLRVNSGRFQYVLNVAQDQRGTVRGFALTSWEPKLKVAFLDFLSAAMKRTGGGVGGALYEHVRGEAQASGAIGLFFECLPDDPALSPRPEIRRLNAARLRFYEQYGARPLDNNAYATPPPPEDEDPPYLVFDDLDTGRPLRRDEARAIVRTILEEKYLHLCEAAAVDRVVASFVDDPVLVRPPRYVRSPERKAPLRYTLDRFRRIAMVVNEQHEIHHVRERGYVESPVRVRSILADLEPLDIVSRFPAREHGVEPILAVHDREMLSYFQRACASMKPGRSIYPYVFPIRNGARPPRELAMRAGYYCIDTFTPININAYRAARSAADATLTAAGRLLGGHRIAYALVRPPGHHAEQRAFGGFCYLNNAAIAAQMLSAYGRVAMLDVDYHHGNGQQQIFLRRDDVLTVSIHGHPSFAYPYFSGFAEERGEGPGMGFNLNLPLPEKADGVRHGRALGRALNRVREHAPVFLIVCLGLDTARGDPTGTWSLHAADFAAMGRRIGGLRLPTLVAQEGGYRTRSIGINVRAFLTGLWDGWFGPA
- a CDS encoding serine/threonine protein kinase, which gives rise to MTKERIGRYEIIYPLAHGGMAEVHVGRLPGMAGFEKFVAIKLIHPHLSREKQFIKMFLDEARLAASIRHPNVAEIYEVGREGEIYYMIGELVLGQNLHTTMKAARQEGISLAEGLSAHIVSQVCLGLHEAHELKDQDGKPLGLVHRDVTPRNILLSYGGYTKLADFGVAWAANKLSHSEVGSIKGKVGFMAPEQIRCEPMDRRCDVFSLGVVLYMMCTGRHPFHADNDAGTLHNIVNGKPIRPSEIASDISPDLEAIILTALANQPGDRYQTAAQMHDDLDEMIQAHEYKFGPAHLSRLMHGMFTAEIEEHERKLRDFRRERGEETGITSVPPPPGEGESQPRLAATIDGFGGGDYAHSGGTAVSRKKKYALLGAVLAAVAVIAAVVLFAVGSGEPAGSAEKTAPVIAATAPEPVPPGASEAPPPVVQEGPKEIRLDLGALPVGAEVTLDEKGIEYPFVLPASRETGRLRITAPGYSPFEVTIPLDRDREVVVTWQKAAAGSMSKTKPKVKKQAVEKTDAPKNEVLLPSPFD
- a CDS encoding AgmX/PglI C-terminal domain-containing protein, translated to MRLAAIALAAAALLGACSANRQSGDAAGRPPQAPGRPPAASAPEPPLSVDAGAPLPADALPAVSNGCPPAGEIAAEPTYAASGTVLFGKTLGERKGLPRIKPDDPRHLPVNSAVIFRIFHRDAQPAILECYRAALAECPQLSGVLRVRFEIAADGSARGVGLAGPGISPALDGCVLEQVRAARFPKESMSHVWITWPFIFIPVKDLSTE